The Deinococcus humi genome has a segment encoding these proteins:
- a CDS encoding DUF420 domain-containing protein encodes MAAIINEWAVIMIVLSGIALCTGVYFIRTGRRVWHMRAMLTASALATVFLVLYLTRLGLGYEKVFTGPQEWRPAYYILLISHIILAAANLPLALVALWNAWNGLKRAGTLENIEAPAARPYFNRHRAWVRWTVPVWLYVAVTGWIIYLVLGRWGEVVTG; translated from the coding sequence ATGGCAGCAATCATCAACGAGTGGGCGGTCATCATGATCGTTTTGAGTGGAATCGCCCTGTGTACGGGCGTGTACTTTATTCGCACGGGCAGGCGCGTGTGGCACATGCGCGCCATGCTCACCGCCAGCGCCCTGGCCACGGTCTTTCTGGTGCTGTACCTGACCCGTCTGGGCCTGGGCTACGAGAAGGTCTTCACCGGGCCGCAGGAGTGGCGGCCTGCGTACTACATTCTCCTCATCAGCCACATCATCCTGGCCGCCGCCAATCTGCCGCTGGCCCTGGTGGCCCTGTGGAACGCCTGGAATGGCCTGAAGCGGGCCGGAACGCTCGAGAATATCGAAGCGCCCGCCGCCCGCCCCTACTTCAACCGCCACCGTGCGTGGGTGCGCTGGACCGTGCCGGTGTGGCTGTACGTGGCGGTGACAGGCTGGATCATCTACCTGGTGCTGGGCCGATGGGGCGAGGTGGTCACCGGGTAA
- a CDS encoding COX15/CtaA family protein — protein sequence MSRTLTAPRTLPGVWLPRLAWGALAYNVLVILWGAVVRLTGAGAGCGDHWPLCNGVVVPQNPTLHTVIEFSHRLTSGVSGLLAIALVALAFLVTGPGHPARFGALLSLGLIFLEGLVGGVQVLLGLTAQSTDPARGFVQGIHLANTFLLLGALLLTALWALGKPRLRLRGQGLAGLWSFTGLGLVLVLGMAGAVTALGDLLFLPADGTPVDTVRRDFAATAGVIENLRVVHPMLAVLTAAFLVWLGLFLRRERPSAEVSRWSLYMWSVLGLQMVAGFANVAFKAPAWMQLTHLLLACALWLAAVMLTYHALTALRATRPALSGVAA from the coding sequence TTGAGCAGAACGCTGACTGCCCCGCGCACGCTGCCGGGGGTGTGGTTGCCCCGGCTGGCCTGGGGGGCGCTGGCCTACAACGTATTGGTAATCCTGTGGGGTGCGGTGGTGCGTTTGACCGGGGCCGGGGCCGGTTGCGGGGACCACTGGCCTCTGTGTAATGGTGTGGTGGTGCCGCAGAATCCGACACTTCACACGGTGATCGAATTCAGTCATCGTCTGACCAGCGGCGTGAGCGGGCTGCTGGCCATCGCGCTGGTGGCGCTGGCCTTTCTGGTCACCGGGCCCGGCCATCCGGCCCGTTTCGGCGCGCTGCTCAGCCTGGGCCTGATTTTTCTGGAAGGGCTGGTGGGCGGCGTGCAGGTGCTGCTGGGTCTGACCGCGCAGAGCACCGATCCGGCGCGCGGCTTCGTGCAGGGTATTCATCTGGCCAACACCTTCCTTCTGCTGGGAGCGCTCCTGCTGACCGCGCTGTGGGCCTTGGGCAAACCGCGCCTGCGACTGCGCGGGCAGGGACTGGCCGGGCTGTGGAGTTTCACCGGCCTGGGCCTGGTGCTGGTGCTGGGCATGGCGGGCGCAGTGACGGCCCTGGGCGATCTGCTGTTCCTGCCCGCCGACGGCACTCCGGTCGACACGGTGCGGCGCGATTTTGCGGCCACGGCGGGCGTGATCGAGAACCTGCGTGTCGTTCATCCCATGCTGGCGGTGTTGACGGCGGCCTTCCTGGTGTGGCTGGGTCTGTTCCTGCGCCGTGAGCGCCCCTCGGCAGAGGTAAGTCGCTGGAGCCTGTACATGTGGAGTGTCCTGGGTCTTCAGATGGTCGCGGGCTTCGCCAACGTGGCGTTCAAGGCCCCGGCGTGGATGCAACTGACCCACCTGCTGCTGGCCTGCGCGCTGTGGCTGGCCGCCGTGATGCTGACCTACCATGCACTGACGGCGCTGCGGGCCACCCGCCCGGCTCTGTCGGGGGTGGCGGCATGA